In Pseudomonadota bacterium, the sequence GTTAGAGCTAGAGCCTCCGACCCCTGGCCACGCTCGAGGTATCTCGCGGCGAGTCGTGCCATGACGTGATGGTCCTTGGGAGCCTTCTGGTGGGCCGCAATCAGCGTCCGAAGGGCCCGTTCTCGGGGGTCGGCCCCGGAGCGGACTATCGCGGAACCGCCACCGCGGTTGGTATCGGCACCGCGGTTGGTATCGGCACCGCGGTTGGTATCGGCACC encodes:
- a CDS encoding tetratricopeptide repeat protein, coding for GADTNRGADTNRGADTNRGGGSAIVRSGADPRERALRTLIAAHQKAPKDHHVMARLAARYLERGQGSEALALTRQMVRKRRRRARYWILHGDALRASGRPTQAKRAWQRALRLAPDNRIARRRLVARAL